The Pukyongia salina genome segment AATAACCGAATAGCCGCCTCGATAAGTTGTCCGGGTTCTTCTTCCACAGCACCGCAGAAGGGAAACTTACCGTTAATGCCCTCGGCACCAATGGCAGTAGTAACCACCGGTGTTCCATTGCGCATTGCATCCAGGATCTTACCTTTTAAACCGGCCCCAAACCGAAGGGGTGCTAGACATAATCTCGCATTTTGCATCATCTTGTTCACATCCTGTGCCCATCCTTTAATGTGAAATCCCGTATGTTGATCGTGAAGTTGAGTGATCTGTTGCGGAGCATAATTCCCGTAAACATGCAGTTCTGCTGAAGGAAGCGCTTCATGGATCCCGGGCCAAATTTCGGTGGCCAGCCATTTTACGCTGTCCAGGTTGGGTGCATGCTGAAAATTCCCGATCGTGACCATATGGCTGCGTTGCTCAAAACCGGGTGATTCGGCTTGCTGCAGTATAGAAATATCTGTCACCAAAGGCAGGTAGAACAAGATCTCGGATGAGATCCTGAATTGATCTTGTAATAAGTCCAGTTCTGTTTCGGAAATAATAAGTGAAAGGTCCGATCTCAATATACTTGCGATCTCCCGTTTGGCAAGATTGGTATACACATTTGCTTCTGAAACAGATAAGCCTTCTTTTATCGCCAATTCCCTCGCTTTACGTAAAAAATGAAGATCTTCTGTATCCAGGATCCTAACTGCCTCGGGACAGGTTTGGGCGACGCGCCAACCAAATTGTTCTTCGGTGATATAACGATCGAAGATCACAACCTGTGGATCCAGTTCCCCGATCAGTGCATCAAAAGATGGATGGTTTAGCTGAATGCTTTCTACCGAGATTCCCATTTCTTCCAGAGATGCCGACTTCTCCATAGCCGAGGCCGTGCTTCCGAAAGTAATTTGGTATCCAAACTCCCTGAAAAGATCAATTAGTTGCATCATCCGAACCCCGGCTGCCGTGGTGGAGGGTTCGGGAAAGGTATGGCCTATTACAAATAGTTTCTTCAAGGACTAAAGTTTGTCCAAAGATAAGGTGGCAGTTTTAATTGAAGATGTTCCTTTATTTACTACCGTCCACGCGGTGAACAATTCGGTACCTAGTCTTTCCAACTGCGGGAATCCACTTGCTCGTTCTGCGCTGGTATGGGATATTGTTATCGGGTCTCCTTTCTTTCCTTCTGAAGTTACTTTAAGTACCCTGATCGTTTCTTCATCGCCGTCTGGTTCCATCCACATTACAGCCGCCTCCGTTTCATTTAGCATAACCACATCTACCCTGCCGGTAGCATTCCCGGAATCGATCCTGATTGGCTTACCATATGATCTACCCACATCATTCGAAAATACTAGTTGTACTTTTCCTTCGCCTCCCACGGCCGTAAACCAGGCAACGGCTAAAGAATTCCCGAATGAGTCGATAGCAGGCCCGTTAACAGGGCAGCCATCAATTTTCCACTGGTCGTCCCCAATGGGCAAAGGTTCGCTCCAACCGTCCTTTTTATCCCATCGTACCACGGAAATATCTCTTATCTCACCTTCTTTTCTGTCCCTGTAAGCCACAATGATCTCATCGTCCGGCCCAATGGCCGATGCAGTCTGGCAGCAATCGCACACGCGATCATCCATTAAGGTATCGTAATCTATCGTTCCATCTTCGAAAAGCAGTGCGGCCCGAAGGGTCATAGCTCCTTGTCCGTGTCCCTTCCCTACCGTTTCCCGTCCAT includes the following:
- a CDS encoding glycosyltransferase, with product MKKLFVIGHTFPEPSTTAAGVRMMQLIDLFREFGYQITFGSTASAMEKSASLEEMGISVESIQLNHPSFDALIGELDPQVVIFDRYITEEQFGWRVAQTCPEAVRILDTEDLHFLRKARELAIKEGLSVSEANVYTNLAKREIASILRSDLSLIISETELDLLQDQFRISSEILFYLPLVTDISILQQAESPGFEQRSHMVTIGNFQHAPNLDSVKWLATEIWPGIHEALPSAELHVYGNYAPQQITQLHDQHTGFHIKGWAQDVNKMMQNARLCLAPLRFGAGLKGKILDAMRNGTPVVTTAIGAEGINGKFPFCGAVEEEPGQLIEAAIRLFSNENSWNMARDQGFNILRNRFDLRLFSETFKRKLEVLNNDLHSHRNRNFVGQVLHQQNLQASKYMSKWIELKNRF